A region from the Salvia splendens isolate huo1 chromosome 15, SspV2, whole genome shotgun sequence genome encodes:
- the LOC121767444 gene encoding protein FAR1-RELATED SEQUENCE 5-like: protein MDYAISQDFIPKIGMEFETEVEAYDFYMKYAKATGFGTRRIAAHKDRITGNLLDISFCCCRQGFRATDNRVVTVKRPRPEIRCGCKAMLKINGRYSGKFRIVKFVEEHNHDLCDPEKSYMFRCFRQMSNVQQTQVDVAQSCGPPKKTRDVMAKESGGIQHLGFTHIDLKNYLRTKRTLEIKQGDSGGVLQYLQRMISEDPHFYYAIQLDVEDLITNIFWTDGRMIQDFGHFGDVVCFDTTCRKHRDGRPIALFVGVNHHKQTILFGATLLYDETIETFEWLFSAFEDAMMGKRPKTILTDQDQAMSAALASKWPSTHHRLCVWHIFQNAAIHLSSLFSSFKNTFAADFSRCVYDLEEESEFLEAWNKMLEKYNLQDNQWLTRMFSLREKWALVYGRNTFCADIITTQRGECMNAVVKHFVNYKNNIVEVFHHFQRLIDDRREKEAAEDLKNAQSSPFMTFPLETLKHAAAVYTHKIFALFSEELRKAFESKIESESELGSSRMYKVRPLDRANAHIVTYDSIEGSISCSCRKFEFSGILCSHSLRVFTLMNVIHIPDEYILKRWTKHAKSGMTRVCKEGVVGVDEKTRKKQRYKELCNSFIQLTVKAAESEDSYAYAMECLLKMGNDIDGMVEKGKNVTVEAKKVGDVRD, encoded by the coding sequence ATGGATTATGCTATATCACAAGACTTTATTCCTAAGATAGGAATGGAGTTTGAAACAGAAGTTGAGGCATATGATTTTTATATGAAATATGCTAAGGCAACAGGTTTTGGAACTCGAAGAATAGCTGCTCATAAGGATCGAATTACAGGCAACCTTTTGGACATTAGTTTTTGTTGTTGTAGACAAGGTTTTAGAGCAACAGACAATCGAGTTGTTACAGTCAAGAGACCTCGTCCTGAAATTAGGTGCGGATGTAAGGCTATGTTGAAAATCAACGGTAGATACAGTGGAAAGTTTCGTATTGTGAAATTTGTTGAAGAACACAATCATGATTTGTGTGATCCGGAAAAATCTTACATGTTTAGATGTTTTCGGCAAATGTCTAATGTCCAACAAACTCAAGTTGATGTTGCTCAAAGTTGTGGGCCTCCAAAGAAAACTCGGGATGTAATGGCAAAAGAATCCGGTGGAATTCAACATCTTGGTTTCACTCATATTGATTTGAAGAATTATTTGAGAACTAAGAGGACTTTGGAGATTAAACAGGGTGATAGTGGAGGTGTTTTGCAATATTTACAAAGGATGATCAGTGAGGATCCACACTTTTACTATGCAATACAGTTGGACGTGGAAGATCTAATTACCAATATATTTTGGACCGATGGTAGAATGATACAAGATTTTGGTCATTTTGGGGATGTTGTTTGCTTTGATACTACCTGTAGAAAACATCGGGATGGTAGACCAATTGCTTTGTTCGTCGGCGTAAATCATCATAAACAAACAATTTTGTTTGGTGCAACATTATTATACGACGAAACAATTGAAACCTTTGAGTGGTTGTTTAGTGCATTTGAAGATGCCATGATGGGAAAACGCCCAAAAACTATCTTAACAGATCAAGATCAAGCAATGAGCGCTGCTTTAGCTTCCAAGTGGCCATCTACTCACCATCGCTTGTGTGTTTGGCACATTTTTCAGAATGCAGCAATCCATCTTTCAAGTCTTTTTTCGAGTTTTAAGAACACATTTGCAGCTGATTTTAGTCGTTGTGTGTATGACCTTGAAGAAGAATCGGAATTCCTTGAGGCATGGAATAAAATGTTAGAGAAATACAACTTGCAAGATAATCAGTGGTTAACAAGAATGTTCTCTCTAAGGGAAAAATGGGCATTGGTATATGGAAGAAATACATTTTGCGCTGATATCATTACAACTCAACGAGGTGAGTGCATGAATGCCGTTGTGAAACATTTTGTAAATTACAAAAACAACATTGTTGAGGTGTTCCATCATTTTCAAAGGTTGATAGATGATCGACGCGAGAAAGAAGCTGCAGAAGATTTAAAAAATGCTCAAAGTTCTCCTTTCATGACTTTTCCGTTAGAAACACTAAAGCATGCAGCTGCTGTATATACACATAAGATATTTGCACTATTTAGTGAGGAGTTGAGGAAGGCATTTGAAAGCAAGATCGAGAGTGAGAGTGAACTTGGAAGTTCTAGGATGTATAAGGTTAGACCACTTGATCGGGCTAATGCACATATTGTCACATATGATTCCATTGAAGGTTCCATTTCTTGCAGCTGTAGAAAGTTTGAATTCTCGGGTATTTTATGCTCACATAGTTTAAGAGTCTTTACATTAATGAATGTCATTCATATACCTGATGAATATATCTTAAAGCGATGGACCAAACATGCTAAGAGTGGGATGACAAGAGTTTGCAAGGAAGGAGTTGTCGGTGTTGATGAAAAAACCCGAAAGAAACAGAGATATAAAGAGTTATGCAATTCATTCATACAATTGACAGTCAAGGCAGCCGAGAGTGAAGATAGTTATGCTTATGCCATGGAATGTCTCTTGAAGATGGGAAACGACATTGATGGAATGGTAGAGAAGGGAAAAAATGTTACTGTTGAGGCAAAGAAGGTCGGAGATGTAAGAGACTGA